A single region of the Roseivivax sp. THAF197b genome encodes:
- a CDS encoding lipopolysaccharide biosynthesis protein, whose amino-acid sequence MARLGDSFEGLLPHIGVLLSANVIIVIVGLATLSITTHAIGAVGIGLLAVIEAYPRTLDQVLRFEPSQAVIRYGNRARVAGDDEAFRRLIKFGTVMDVLGAAVAALLALAALDLASQWFDFSDAERHMMMLFVFAMFTFVSATSISVLRLTSRFDLYAHVLVGVAVLRLLVSAALWYVGAGIEAFFYLLLFTAIAEHLVMFCVAWFILRREVPGPILSLPLKGILRENPKILSFIFNSNMNVIARNSTRRFDIFILGGVVGYADIGLYQIAKRVGLAATRLSRPMQFVVFPALSQFWERGEGMKIVKLVLRFSSVFAIIAVILFPLFAIWGEQFITVAFGEEFIAALPLVLLQIVAASLFMTGGILNSALLSIGRDGALLGVTFTASLLFFALLIPAVSLYGIVAASWLHVLVNLVWCGGCVYFFAKAVNLHMKPKIPDDVEDLSL is encoded by the coding sequence TTGGCGCGCCTGGGGGACTCCTTCGAGGGCCTCCTGCCCCATATCGGCGTTCTTTTGTCCGCCAATGTGATCATCGTGATCGTCGGTCTCGCCACCCTTTCCATCACGACCCATGCGATTGGCGCGGTCGGCATCGGCCTTCTGGCCGTCATCGAGGCCTACCCGCGTACTCTCGACCAGGTCTTGCGCTTTGAGCCGTCCCAGGCCGTCATTCGCTACGGCAATCGCGCCCGCGTGGCGGGCGACGACGAAGCGTTCCGCAGGCTGATCAAGTTCGGCACGGTGATGGATGTCCTCGGGGCCGCGGTGGCCGCACTCCTCGCGCTCGCAGCGCTCGATCTTGCCAGCCAATGGTTCGATTTCTCCGATGCGGAGCGTCACATGATGATGCTCTTCGTCTTCGCCATGTTCACCTTCGTTTCGGCGACCTCGATTTCGGTGCTCAGGCTGACATCCCGTTTCGATCTCTACGCCCATGTCCTCGTGGGCGTGGCGGTTCTGCGTCTCCTGGTCAGCGCCGCACTCTGGTACGTCGGCGCGGGCATCGAGGCGTTCTTCTATTTGTTGCTGTTCACGGCGATCGCCGAGCATCTGGTCATGTTCTGCGTCGCCTGGTTTATCCTGCGCCGCGAGGTCCCAGGCCCCATTCTCTCCCTTCCGCTCAAGGGGATCTTGCGGGAGAACCCGAAGATCCTCTCGTTCATTTTCAACTCAAACATGAACGTTATCGCCCGCAACTCGACCCGCCGGTTCGATATCTTCATCCTCGGTGGCGTTGTGGGCTATGCGGATATCGGCCTCTACCAGATCGCCAAGCGCGTCGGCCTCGCCGCCACACGCCTGTCTCGGCCCATGCAATTCGTCGTCTTCCCTGCGCTGAGCCAGTTCTGGGAACGGGGCGAAGGCATGAAAATCGTCAAGCTGGTCCTACGCTTCAGTTCGGTCTTCGCGATCATCGCGGTGATACTGTTCCCCCTCTTCGCGATCTGGGGGGAGCAGTTCATCACCGTGGCGTTCGGCGAAGAATTCATCGCCGCCCTGCCCCTGGTGCTTTTGCAAATCGTCGCGGCATCCCTGTTCATGACGGGCGGCATCCTGAACTCCGCGCTGCTGAGCATCGGGCGAGATGGTGCCCTGCTCGGCGTGACCTTCACCGCATCCTTGTTGTTCTTCGCCCTCCTGATACCGGCCGTCAGCCTATATGGCATCGTCGCGGCAAGCTGGCTGCACGTGCTGGTCAATCTCGTATGGTGCGGCGGCTGCGTCTATTTTTTCGCAAAGGCGGTCAACCTGCATATGAAGCCGAAAATTCCGGATGATGTTGAGGATCTGTCTTTGTGA
- a CDS encoding nitroreductase family protein, whose protein sequence is MKTLVTSILPESQKNRIRKVQSGGYKLASQAKPLASAYYSLLSRQFLREERAVLLGLAKYHADLQENDANIFLLRRNVHRLEKGMMMRPRRAVFAKEYIVATVNVYRKLVAEPARSQESNAVSLHWAYDVLSKYFEIVAPEPAVDRAREMFEKCPIPAKTDTDRSKTPYHRDLDEHPVTYEQLERLAIKRRSVRWYEQKPVPRELLDKAFTVAGLSPTACNRQPYRFLVFDDPEMVQTVASLPGGTAGFKHNIPVIVAVVGTLDAFYCERDRHVIYIDSSLAAMSFSLALETVGLSSCIFNWPDIEKRERMAEKVLGLEGYERPIMFMGVGYPDPEAMVAYSQKRPLEVIREYNRPINPL, encoded by the coding sequence ATGAAGACGTTAGTAACGAGTATATTGCCCGAGAGTCAGAAAAACCGTATTCGCAAGGTGCAATCGGGCGGCTACAAGCTTGCCTCGCAAGCCAAGCCGCTTGCCTCTGCGTATTACTCTCTGCTCTCGCGGCAGTTTTTGCGTGAGGAACGCGCGGTCCTGCTCGGGCTCGCGAAGTATCATGCGGATCTTCAGGAAAATGACGCCAACATCTTCCTGCTGCGCCGCAACGTGCACCGGCTGGAAAAGGGCATGATGATGCGGCCGCGACGTGCGGTCTTCGCAAAGGAATACATCGTAGCCACGGTCAACGTTTATCGCAAGCTCGTGGCCGAGCCTGCGCGGTCTCAGGAAAGCAACGCCGTATCGCTGCACTGGGCCTATGACGTCCTGAGCAAGTATTTCGAGATCGTGGCACCGGAACCGGCTGTCGATCGCGCGCGCGAAATGTTCGAGAAATGCCCGATCCCGGCCAAAACCGATACGGACCGGAGCAAAACCCCCTATCATCGCGATCTCGATGAGCACCCGGTCACATATGAGCAGCTCGAAAGGCTCGCCATAAAGCGTCGGTCGGTCCGGTGGTACGAACAAAAGCCCGTGCCGCGCGAATTGCTCGACAAGGCGTTCACAGTGGCCGGCCTGTCACCCACCGCCTGCAATCGGCAGCCCTACCGCTTCCTTGTCTTCGACGATCCTGAGATGGTTCAGACGGTGGCGTCGCTGCCTGGCGGCACGGCCGGCTTCAAACACAATATTCCGGTGATCGTTGCTGTCGTGGGCACGCTCGATGCCTTCTACTGCGAACGGGATCGGCACGTGATCTATATCGACAGCTCGCTCGCGGCGATGTCGTTTTCTCTCGCGCTTGAGACCGTGGGGCTCAGCTCCTGCATCTTCAACTGGCCCGATATCGAAAAGCGCGAGAGGATGGCCGAAAAGGTTCTGGGTCTCGAAGGCTACGAACGTCCCATCATGTTCATGGGCGTGGGCTACCCGGACCCCGAGGCCATGGTCGCCTATTCCCAAAAGCGCCCACTGGAAGTCATTCGGGAGTATAATCGGCCGATCAACCCGCTCTGA
- a CDS encoding nucleoside-diphosphate sugar epimerase/dehydratase yields the protein MSFVSIRGNRSNRTNQRSEPAVSGLRNGPTAQYLRRIFGELKSHKRLAVSDQILLMISFCTAYLLQVGMPVGEAGYKALSGLILYGAAASLVIFPVAGMYRRHPKTASIPDALSSFTGVAIVIGIMTIASLSGMISIQPHLGTLIVAFFIAMPLLSGSRLARRIGSRYETVLNGEKRAQTENRIPLLLVGTGTSCDLYLRALRNTSDTEYRPIGIVDSVEDSKGLFFHDIPIVGSVRDIDAVADWCTRKEMPRQIVLTEAPSQFDQKAIKSLVEWAEGRGIAIRKLAGLCETFELEEAQPLKTLEVAPDDLLQRPARMCDHHRMARLISGARVVVTGAGGSIGSELARQIAANGPESLLLLDHSEYNLYSVTKDLAHYFPEVDRHSEICDIRDKERVERFFQQHKPDIVFNAAALKHVPIVEKNPCQGVLTNVVGTRNVAEAALRVNAKAMVQISTDKAVNASSVMGATKRVAELYCAGLDREARESDTRFMTVRFGNVLGSSGSLIPLFKEQIACGGPLTVTDPRMERFFMTIREAVELTLMASANGVERQTDKGSIFVLDMGEPIKIIDLAERMIRLSGMEPGRDIAIKIIGTRPGEKLFEELFDKLETRSACGIDGVLSAASASVSLAELRRWADRLEAFARLQDRPMVLRTLQDIVPGYGESADEIENAPRRNDLPPEEAKAVPLSNRHFADAPKGPFSIGADLLRNKIVVRH from the coding sequence ATGTCCTTTGTTTCGATTAGGGGAAACCGGTCAAACCGGACGAACCAAAGATCTGAACCGGCAGTCTCCGGTCTGAGAAACGGTCCCACAGCACAATATCTCCGTCGCATCTTCGGCGAGTTGAAATCCCACAAGCGTCTGGCCGTGTCGGATCAGATTTTGCTGATGATTTCGTTTTGCACGGCATATCTTCTTCAAGTCGGGATGCCTGTTGGAGAAGCAGGCTACAAAGCGCTTTCGGGCCTTATTTTATATGGCGCTGCGGCATCCCTGGTCATCTTTCCCGTGGCCGGCATGTATCGTCGCCATCCCAAAACGGCATCAATCCCGGATGCTCTAAGCTCCTTCACCGGCGTCGCTATCGTTATCGGGATAATGACGATCGCCTCTCTGTCCGGAATGATAAGCATTCAGCCGCATTTAGGCACTCTGATTGTCGCATTCTTTATCGCGATGCCCCTGCTCAGCGGATCGCGGCTCGCACGTCGTATCGGCAGCCGGTATGAAACTGTTCTGAATGGTGAAAAGCGGGCTCAGACCGAAAACCGCATTCCGCTTCTGCTCGTGGGCACCGGGACAAGCTGCGATCTGTATCTGCGCGCGTTGCGCAACACCTCCGATACGGAATACCGCCCCATCGGGATCGTCGACTCGGTCGAGGATTCCAAAGGATTGTTTTTCCATGACATCCCGATCGTCGGATCTGTCCGGGATATCGACGCGGTCGCGGATTGGTGCACCCGCAAGGAAATGCCGCGCCAGATCGTGCTGACGGAAGCCCCGTCGCAATTCGACCAGAAAGCGATCAAATCGCTGGTCGAATGGGCCGAGGGCCGTGGAATCGCAATTCGGAAACTCGCCGGGCTTTGCGAAACCTTCGAATTGGAGGAGGCGCAGCCGCTCAAGACGCTCGAAGTGGCGCCCGACGATCTGCTGCAACGCCCTGCCCGCATGTGCGACCATCACCGGATGGCCAGGCTGATTTCCGGCGCCCGCGTGGTCGTGACCGGCGCAGGCGGATCCATCGGCAGCGAGCTGGCCCGCCAGATCGCGGCGAACGGTCCCGAGAGTCTGCTCCTGCTCGATCACTCGGAATACAACCTGTATTCCGTGACGAAGGACCTCGCCCATTATTTCCCGGAAGTGGATCGCCATTCCGAGATTTGTGATATCCGCGACAAGGAACGCGTGGAGCGTTTCTTCCAGCAGCACAAGCCCGATATCGTCTTCAACGCCGCGGCGCTGAAGCATGTGCCGATCGTCGAGAAGAACCCCTGCCAGGGTGTGCTGACCAATGTCGTGGGCACCCGCAATGTGGCCGAGGCTGCGCTGCGCGTGAATGCCAAGGCGATGGTGCAGATCTCGACCGACAAGGCCGTGAATGCGAGTTCCGTGATGGGCGCCACGAAGCGCGTGGCCGAGCTTTACTGCGCAGGCCTCGACCGCGAAGCCCGCGAGAGCGATACGCGCTTCATGACGGTGCGCTTCGGTAATGTTCTGGGCTCGTCGGGCTCGCTCATTCCGCTCTTCAAGGAACAGATCGCCTGCGGGGGGCCCCTGACGGTCACGGATCCGCGTATGGAGCGTTTCTTCATGACGATCCGCGAAGCGGTGGAGCTCACGCTCATGGCCTCCGCAAACGGCGTCGAGCGGCAGACGGACAAGGGGTCGATCTTCGTGCTCGACATGGGCGAGCCGATCAAGATCATCGACCTCGCCGAACGCATGATCCGGCTGTCCGGGATGGAGCCTGGGCGCGACATCGCCATCAAGATCATCGGCACGCGCCCCGGCGAGAAGCTGTTCGAGGAGCTTTTCGACAAGCTCGAGACGCGCTCCGCCTGTGGGATCGATGGTGTGCTCTCCGCGGCATCGGCCAGCGTGTCGCTCGCTGAATTGCGCCGCTGGGCCGACCGGCTGGAAGCCTTCGCCCGGCTTCAGGACCGGCCAATGGTTCTGCGCACGTTGCAGGACATCGTTCCCGGATATGGCGAGAGCGCCGACGAGATCGAAAATGCGCCCCGCCGCAACGATTTGCCCCCGGAAGAGGCGAAGGCCGTTCCACTTTCGAACAGGCATTTTGCCGATGCACCAAAAGGACCTTTCAGCATTGGCGCGGACCTGCTTCGCAACAAGATCGTGGTCCGACATTAA
- a CDS encoding endonuclease/exonuclease/phosphatase family protein, which translates to MTELTLASYNIRKAVGLDWKRDPARILAVLTEIDADIVVLQEADKRLGARPSALPHFLIAQETDYVPADLARNKVSLGWHGNAILVRRGLSVEKTQHFDLPGLEPRGAVMARIEGLTVVGTHLGLLRSWRRRQMRQIRQHLGDAAPGALIAGDFNEWSDTSGYEPWARDFKLVTPGPSFHAARPVASLDGIAHGTLVTVAESGVHHGAHTRVASDHLPIWARLQLRREDSDPSTGPHHQ; encoded by the coding sequence ATGACCGAACTGACGCTGGCCAGCTACAATATCCGCAAGGCGGTGGGACTCGACTGGAAACGCGATCCCGCCCGGATCCTGGCTGTCCTGACCGAGATCGACGCCGACATCGTCGTCCTGCAGGAGGCCGACAAGCGGCTCGGCGCCCGCCCCTCGGCCTTGCCGCACTTCCTGATCGCGCAGGAAACCGATTACGTGCCCGCCGATCTGGCGCGCAACAAGGTCAGCCTGGGCTGGCATGGCAATGCGATCCTCGTGCGGCGCGGCCTCTCGGTCGAGAAGACCCAGCATTTCGACCTGCCGGGGCTTGAGCCACGCGGCGCGGTGATGGCGCGGATCGAGGGATTGACCGTCGTCGGCACCCATCTCGGGCTATTGCGCAGCTGGCGGCGTCGACAGATGCGGCAGATCCGTCAGCATCTGGGCGATGCAGCACCGGGTGCGCTGATCGCGGGGGATTTCAATGAATGGTCCGATACCTCCGGCTATGAGCCCTGGGCGCGGGATTTCAAGCTCGTGACGCCCGGCCCCAGTTTTCACGCCGCCCGTCCGGTGGCCTCGCTCGACGGGATCGCGCATGGCACGCTTGTGACCGTCGCTGAATCCGGCGTGCATCACGGCGCCCATACGCGCGTTGCGTCCGATCACTTGCCGATCTGGGCTCGATTGCAGCTGCGGAGGGAAGACAGCGATCCTTCGACGGGCCCGCACCACCAGTGA
- the cls gene encoding cardiolipin synthase translates to MTFFDSYILAALAFLAPILVIYTVWRAIVSARTPQGAAAWVVFLLAAPWFALPSYLVFGRHKLKRYERTRRASRALAQDLDARTETPLPDEDRRTLYAPFEKLAGMRVLGGNDAALLIDGEETFAAIFEAIDAAKSYVCVQFYTIADDDLGGRLADRLIAAAERGVSVRVMYDGVGSYGLSAAYPERLRAAGVTILNPRKARGPTKRFEVNFRNHRKTVVVDGNVGFIGGHNVSDLYMGKDAPGGHWRDTHIALSGPVVAQLQTVFFEDWHWATQERLDEVLDWSPAPRDADLPALILPAGPTDEMDTAAMFFFTALSRAQSRVWIASPYFVPDEAILSALKSAALRGCDVQLLLPRHVDHYLTWLAAHAYFDEVRAAGVTIHQYDRGFTHQKVVVMDDEMVAIGSANLDNRSFRLNFETMALVFDGALTAKVAAMLKDDFIDSTIVDTPLSEQPLYIRIGAPVARLLAPVL, encoded by the coding sequence ATGACCTTTTTCGATTCCTATATTCTGGCCGCTCTGGCATTCCTCGCGCCGATCCTCGTGATCTACACGGTCTGGCGGGCGATCGTCTCTGCGCGCACGCCGCAAGGGGCGGCGGCCTGGGTCGTGTTCCTTCTGGCGGCCCCCTGGTTCGCCCTGCCCTCCTATCTGGTCTTCGGCCGCCACAAGCTGAAACGCTACGAACGCACGCGCCGCGCCTCGCGGGCCCTGGCGCAGGATCTCGATGCGCGCACCGAGACGCCCCTGCCCGATGAAGATCGCCGCACGCTTTATGCGCCGTTCGAGAAGCTCGCGGGCATGCGGGTGCTGGGCGGCAATGATGCGGCGCTTCTGATCGACGGGGAGGAAACCTTCGCCGCCATCTTCGAGGCCATCGACGCAGCGAAGTCTTATGTCTGCGTGCAATTCTACACGATTGCCGATGATGATCTGGGCGGCAGGCTGGCGGATCGCCTGATCGCCGCGGCCGAGCGCGGCGTCTCGGTGCGGGTGATGTATGACGGTGTCGGCAGCTACGGGCTGTCCGCGGCCTATCCCGAGAGGTTGCGCGCCGCCGGCGTGACGATCCTCAATCCGCGCAAGGCGCGTGGTCCCACCAAGCGCTTCGAGGTCAATTTCCGCAATCACCGCAAGACCGTGGTGGTCGATGGCAATGTGGGCTTCATCGGCGGACACAATGTCTCGGACCTTTATATGGGCAAGGACGCGCCCGGCGGGCATTGGCGCGACACGCATATCGCGCTGTCGGGCCCGGTCGTCGCCCAACTGCAGACCGTCTTCTTCGAGGATTGGCACTGGGCGACGCAGGAACGGCTGGACGAGGTGCTCGACTGGTCGCCCGCGCCGCGCGATGCAGACCTGCCCGCGCTGATCCTGCCCGCCGGTCCCACCGACGAGATGGACACGGCGGCGATGTTCTTCTTTACCGCGCTGTCGCGCGCGCAATCCCGGGTCTGGATCGCCTCCCCCTATTTCGTCCCAGACGAGGCGATCCTCTCCGCCCTGAAATCCGCGGCCCTGCGCGGCTGCGACGTGCAGCTGCTTTTGCCCCGCCATGTCGATCACTACCTCACCTGGCTTGCCGCGCATGCCTATTTCGACGAGGTGCGCGCGGCGGGCGTGACCATTCACCAATATGACCGCGGCTTCACGCATCAGAAGGTCGTCGTCATGGATGACGAGATGGTGGCGATCGGCTCGGCCAATCTCGACAATCGCTCCTTTCGGCTGAACTTCGAGACGATGGCGCTGGTTTTCGACGGGGCGCTGACCGCCAAGGTCGCGGCGATGCTGAAAGACGATTTCATCGACAGCACGATTGTCGACACGCCGCTTTCGGAGCAGCCTCTCTATATCCGCATCGGCGCGCCCGTCGCGCGGCTCCTGGCGCCGGTGCTATGA
- a CDS encoding GH1 family beta-glucosidase → MSLSRADFPDGFELGASTAAYQIEGTAAGGTGPSHWDSYAATPGNVVRGEDGRIACDHYHRFEEDLDLVRDGNFDTYRFSTSFARVMPDGRTPNAEGLDFYDRLADAIAARGLKASLTLYHWDLPSALADQGGWANRDVADRFADYTRVVMERIGDRMDSVATINEPWCVAWLSHFMGLQAPGLRDIRAASRAMHHVLLAHAKSLEVIREVTPDLKAGIVLNFTHTHAASDAEADKQAAHTFDGIHNRWFVEALTKGRYPEDIASALGPHMPEGWQKDMAAISAPIDWLGANYYTRTTLRHVEDSLWPHLEDVPGPLSKTDMGWEIYPDGLRALLVRLARDYTGDTPLVVTENGMAGDDHLVDGQIGDPVRVQYFEDHLGAVRSAIAEGAPVTGYYAWSLMDNYEWSFGYDKRFGIIYVDYETQARVPKASYHALRDAFARG, encoded by the coding sequence CTGTCACTCTCGCGCGCGGATTTCCCCGACGGCTTCGAGCTTGGCGCGTCCACCGCCGCCTACCAGATCGAAGGCACGGCCGCAGGGGGCACGGGCCCGTCCCATTGGGACAGCTATGCCGCCACCCCGGGGAACGTGGTGCGCGGCGAGGATGGCCGCATCGCCTGTGACCATTACCACCGGTTCGAGGAAGACCTCGATCTGGTGCGGGACGGCAATTTCGACACCTACCGTTTCTCGACCTCCTTCGCGCGGGTGATGCCGGACGGGCGGACGCCCAATGCCGAGGGGCTCGACTTTTATGACAGGCTTGCCGATGCCATTGCGGCGCGGGGCCTCAAGGCCTCGCTCACGCTGTATCACTGGGATCTGCCCTCGGCGCTTGCGGATCAGGGCGGCTGGGCCAACCGGGACGTGGCGGATCGCTTCGCCGATTACACCCGCGTCGTGATGGAGCGGATCGGCGACCGGATGGACAGCGTGGCCACGATCAACGAGCCGTGGTGCGTGGCCTGGCTCAGCCATTTCATGGGGCTTCAGGCGCCTGGCCTGCGGGACATCCGGGCGGCCTCGCGCGCGATGCATCATGTGCTTCTGGCCCATGCCAAATCGCTCGAGGTGATCCGGGAGGTGACGCCTGACCTCAAGGCCGGGATCGTGCTGAATTTCACGCATACCCATGCCGCGAGCGACGCCGAGGCCGACAAGCAGGCCGCGCATACCTTCGACGGGATTCACAATCGCTGGTTCGTCGAGGCTCTGACCAAGGGCCGGTACCCCGAGGATATCGCGAGCGCGCTCGGCCCCCATATGCCCGAGGGATGGCAGAAGGACATGGCCGCGATTTCGGCGCCGATCGACTGGCTTGGCGCCAATTATTACACGCGCACCACGTTGCGCCATGTCGAGGACAGCCTCTGGCCACATCTCGAAGACGTGCCCGGGCCGCTTTCGAAGACCGATATGGGGTGGGAGATCTATCCCGACGGTCTGCGTGCGCTGCTGGTGCGGCTGGCGCGCGATTATACGGGCGACACGCCTCTGGTCGTGACGGAAAACGGCATGGCGGGCGACGATCATCTCGTCGACGGTCAGATCGGTGATCCGGTGCGCGTACAATATTTCGAGGATCATCTGGGCGCCGTCCGCTCCGCGATCGCGGAGGGCGCGCCGGTCACGGGCTATTACGCCTGGTCCTTGATGGACAATTACGAATGGTCCTTCGGCTACGACAAGCGCTTCGGCATCATCTACGTGGATTACGAGACGCAGGCACGCGTGCCGAAAGCATCTTACCACGCGCTGCGGGACGCCTTCGCGCGGGGGTGA
- a CDS encoding cytochrome c: MTHRPFRFHPIQHRILSAAMALASLTVAGPATALDRDAEIMLGQSEYMAHCASCHGASGLGDGPVADVLTNKPPDLTTLSARFSGSFPADDVRQLIDGRNMINPHGDRGMPVWGYRYFQNAADRAAGVPHDVNAQALAFGRITALVTYLESIQAE, translated from the coding sequence ATGACGCATCGACCGTTCCGATTTCATCCGATCCAGCACAGGATCCTGAGCGCAGCCATGGCGCTGGCCAGTCTGACCGTGGCGGGCCCTGCCACGGCGCTCGACCGCGATGCAGAGATCATGCTGGGGCAATCGGAATACATGGCCCATTGCGCCTCGTGCCACGGGGCCTCGGGCTTGGGCGACGGACCCGTGGCCGACGTTCTGACAAACAAGCCGCCCGACCTGACCACGCTCAGCGCGCGTTTCAGTGGCAGCTTTCCGGCGGACGATGTCCGGCAATTGATCGACGGGCGCAACATGATCAATCCGCATGGCGATCGCGGCATGCCGGTCTGGGGTTATCGCTATTTCCAGAACGCGGCCGACCGCGCTGCGGGCGTCCCGCATGACGTGAATGCACAGGCGCTGGCCTTCGGGCGGATCACCGCTTTGGTCACATATCTGGAGTCGATCCAGGCCGAGTGA
- a CDS encoding TadE/TadG family type IV pilus assembly protein produces MSYPDYRFKRLRCFSKCESGSVTVEFAIIFPAFIFLLLAAFAATQYIWTISEVQQFSSDLARQSLRFLVSDLEGAELCVALQHSAFERVSAELIFFDPQHIQSVSCTYIEDPAGLHVSVSYATNHLFFSGFLDAVGLDTEQTTQDAVFLL; encoded by the coding sequence ATGTCATATCCAGATTATCGTTTTAAGCGGTTGCGGTGTTTTTCAAAGTGCGAAAGCGGTTCTGTTACGGTTGAATTCGCTATCATCTTCCCGGCCTTCATCTTTCTGCTGCTGGCGGCGTTCGCGGCCACGCAATATATCTGGACGATCAGTGAGGTTCAGCAGTTCAGCTCGGACCTGGCGCGGCAATCCCTGCGATTCCTGGTGTCTGACCTGGAAGGGGCGGAGCTCTGTGTTGCGTTGCAGCATTCTGCCTTCGAACGCGTATCGGCCGAGTTGATCTTCTTCGATCCGCAACACATCCAGTCGGTGAGCTGCACCTATATCGAGGACCCGGCCGGTCTTCATGTGTCCGTGTCCTATGCCACGAACCATCTGTTCTTCAGCGGATTTCTGGACGCGGTCGGCCTCGACACGGAGCAGACCACGCAAGACGCGGTCTTCCTGCTATGA
- a CDS encoding pilus assembly protein TadG-related protein: protein MARFFRREEGGISVLSLLMLPVFLIVLALGLDFVLLNANRKHVQSQADLAAISGALNLESRAESMEAIRASVAVNDFFEAGRVHDDDIAFGTFATSGSFTPLSDAVIDHSPHLVEGVRVDVTGDAPFSLLSRYLDVDGFAFSRSATAIRQPRVSFALSNCLLSLELYKQALAGIAGLDTDVLCSGEGVRVNAVELFSALAVEGDALNYSSTYGDVLDAEFEVSELLSAVLGRSVPPIGDTLRLGDMIYMPSDLRRLTIGSPIDGIEISAADLVFGAVELLGDRLLDAALEIDLEPQGRVSAHLHVGEPRKIVVGARPGDPNARARTSQISLLIEGSDLLSLTGLKLKVEIASAEAQLAAKSEVCSRDTNRIAVHFDPVQVDLVDIGVSLSTPLLPISVTDLTAYVPLLGRERKEALRFSQDEIDRGARKEVAYMRVNDLQKLKKELEESLSAILQQELLTSGLFSGSTPVSFFKKRENSEKEILSRSLLNLALVPSYLEVLNIDCDVQLVE, encoded by the coding sequence ATGGCGAGATTTTTCCGACGCGAAGAGGGCGGGATTTCCGTCCTTTCGCTGCTGATGCTGCCGGTGTTCCTGATCGTGCTGGCGCTCGGCCTCGACTTCGTCCTGCTGAACGCGAACCGCAAGCATGTCCAATCCCAGGCGGATCTGGCCGCGATCAGCGGGGCGCTCAACCTCGAAAGCCGTGCGGAGAGCATGGAGGCGATCCGCGCCTCCGTCGCCGTCAACGACTTCTTCGAAGCGGGCAGGGTGCATGACGACGATATCGCTTTCGGCACATTCGCGACATCAGGGTCCTTCACCCCGCTGAGCGACGCGGTGATCGATCATTCGCCTCATCTCGTCGAGGGGGTGCGGGTGGATGTGACCGGCGACGCGCCATTTTCCCTGCTGAGTCGCTATCTCGACGTGGACGGTTTCGCATTTTCGCGGTCCGCCACGGCGATACGACAGCCGCGGGTCTCCTTCGCCCTGTCGAATTGCCTGCTGTCGCTGGAATTGTACAAGCAGGCCCTCGCAGGGATTGCAGGACTTGATACGGACGTTTTGTGCTCCGGTGAGGGCGTGCGCGTGAATGCGGTTGAGCTGTTTTCGGCGCTTGCGGTCGAGGGCGATGCCCTGAACTATTCGAGCACCTATGGCGACGTGCTGGATGCGGAGTTCGAGGTTTCGGAGCTGTTGAGCGCGGTTCTCGGGCGATCTGTGCCGCCGATTGGCGACACCCTGCGCCTGGGCGACATGATTTACATGCCGAGTGATCTGCGACGACTGACGATTGGCAGCCCCATCGACGGGATCGAGATCTCTGCCGCCGATCTGGTGTTCGGCGCGGTCGAGCTTTTGGGGGACCGGCTGCTCGATGCGGCGCTCGAGATCGATCTTGAGCCGCAGGGGCGGGTCTCGGCGCATCTGCATGTCGGTGAGCCACGCAAAATCGTGGTGGGCGCGAGGCCCGGCGATCCAAACGCGCGCGCGCGCACCTCGCAGATCAGCCTCTTGATTGAAGGCTCGGACCTCTTGTCGTTGACCGGGCTCAAACTGAAGGTCGAAATTGCCAGCGCCGAGGCGCAGCTGGCCGCCAAAAGCGAGGTCTGCTCACGCGACACGAACCGGATCGCGGTGCATTTCGACCCTGTCCAAGTGGATTTGGTCGATATCGGTGTGAGCCTCTCGACGCCGCTTCTGCCGATCTCCGTTACGGATCTGACCGCCTATGTCCCGTTGCTCGGTCGGGAGCGAAAGGAGGCCTTGCGCTTCTCCCAAGACGAGATCGACCGGGGAGCGCGCAAAGAGGTCGCGTATATGCGGGTGAACGACCTGCAGAAACTGAAGAAGGAGCTGGAGGAGAGCCTGTCTGCCATATTGCAGCAGGAATTGCTGACCTCCGGGCTGTTCTCGGGCAGCACGCCGGTCTCGTTCTTCAAGAAGCGCGAAAACAGCGAAAAGGAGATCCTCTCCCGGTCGCTGCTGAACCTGGCGCTTGTGCCATCCTATCTCGAGGTGCTGAATATCGACTGCGATGTTCAACTCGTGGAGTAA